A stretch of the Capsicum annuum cultivar UCD-10X-F1 chromosome 8, UCD10Xv1.1, whole genome shotgun sequence genome encodes the following:
- the LOC107838874 gene encoding kinesin-like protein KIN-7E, producing MEVTNNDLLDWECINNAIILYKNSISEFSSTPNAYAYERVFGYESTTREVYEEATKGVVLSALSASIFAFGQISSGKMYTMSGITEYTLIDIYDHISRNEDRQFKLKFSAMEIDNDVVRDLLTPDDTPLRLLDDPELLFRLLITERQSIRRIEFLLILKFLCTSRCRL from the exons ATGGAAGTTACAAATAATGACCTCTTGGATTGGGAATGCATCAATAACgccataattttatataaaaattctaTATCAGAATTTTCATCTACTCCAAATGCTTATGCGTATG AAAGAGTATTTGGGTATGAATCCACCACAAGGGAGGTGTATGAGGAGGCCACCAAAGGAGTCGTGCTTTCAGCTCTTAGTG CGAGTATCTTCGCATTTGGGCAGATAAGTAGTGGAAAAATGTATACTATGTCTGGAATCACCGAATACactttaattgatatatatgatCATATAAGCAGG AATGAAGACCGACAATTTAAACTTAAATTCTCTGCCATGGAGATAGACAATGATGTTGTTAGAGACCTTCTAACACCAGATGATACTCCACTTAGACTCCTTGATGATCCTGAG CTCTTGTTCCGCCTCCTGATTACCGAAAGGCAGAGTATAAGGAGGATAGAGTTCTTGTTGATCTTAAAGTTCCT CTGCACCAGTCGATGTCGTCTGTGA